A DNA window from Arachis duranensis cultivar V14167 chromosome 3, aradu.V14167.gnm2.J7QH, whole genome shotgun sequence contains the following coding sequences:
- the LOC107477079 gene encoding transcriptional regulator TAC1-like, producing MEKQSDDDQDHRRTAEKVVVSSSSDYGNEVQAVHNVNPTRSYECNFCKRGFSNAQALGGHMNLHRKDKAKIKEQQQFSSSSNQITHHQQFLLEGNLGSNNDNNKELLNVPHQPVMDDETNNNNNVVMMRQLPLFSESSSSPHHHLQQQEDQISGQQGPSSSSELDLELRLGLEPPQGSNSSSATITGTRKFF from the coding sequence ATGGagaagcaatcagatgatgatcAAGATCATAGAAGAACAGCAGAAAAGGTTGTTGTGAGTAGTAGCAGTGATTATGGGAATGAAGTGCAAGCAGTGCATAATGTGAATCCAACAAGGTCATATGAATGCAACTTCTGCAAGAGAGGCTTCTCTAATGCACAAGCACTTGGAGGTCACATGAACCTTCATAGGAAGGACAAAGCAAAGATCAAAGAGCAGCaacaattttcttcttcttcaaatcaAATTACTCATCATCAACAATTTTTATTGGAGGGGAATCTTGGTAGTaacaatgataataataaagagCTTTTGAATGTGCCTCATCAACCAGTTATGGACGATgaaaccaataataataataatgttgtgATGATGAGGCAGTTACCACTCTTTTcagaatcatcatcatcacctcatcatcatcttcaacaGCAAGAGGATCAAATTTCTGGTCAACAAGGTCCCTCATCATCTTCAGAATTAGACCTTGAACTAAGATTAGGGCTTGAGCCTCCACAAGGATCTAATTCATCATCAGCTACAATAACGGGTACTAGAAAATTCTtttga